From one Melospiza melodia melodia isolate bMelMel2 chromosome 4, bMelMel2.pri, whole genome shotgun sequence genomic stretch:
- the ACTR6 gene encoding actin-related protein 6, whose protein sequence is MATLVLDNGAYNAKIGYSHANVSVIPNCQFRSKTARLKTFTANQLDEIKDPSGLFYILPFQKGYLVNWDVQRQVWDYLFGKEMYQVDFVDTNIIITEPYFNFTSIQESMNEILFEEYQFQAVLRVNAGALSAHRYFRDNPSELCCIIVDSGYSFTHIVPYCRSKKKKEAIIRINVGGKLLTNHLKEIISYRQLHVMDETHVINQVKEDVCYVSQDFYKDMDIAKLKGEENTVMVDYVLPDFSTIKKGFCKPREEMVLSGKYKTGEQILRLTNERFAVPEILFHPSDIGIQEMGIPEAIVYSIQNLPEEMQPHFFKNIVLTGGNTLFPGFRDRVYSEVRCLTPTDYDVSVVLPENPITYSWEGGKLISENDDFEDMIVTREDYEEHGHNICEEKFDI, encoded by the exons ATGGCGACGCTGGTGCTGGATAACGGCGCCTACAACGCCAAAATCGGCTACAGCCACGCGAACGTCAG CGTTATTCCCAACTGTCAATTCAGGTCAAAGACTGCACGCTTGAAAACTTTTACGGCAAATCAACTGGATGAAATTAAGGATCCCTCTGGTCTTTTTTATATTCTTCCCTTTCAGAAA GGTTACTTGGTGAACTGGGATGTTCAGAGGCAGGTTTGGGATTATCTCTTTGGAAAAGAAATGTATCAA GTGGATTTTGTAGATACCAATATAATTATTACCGAACCTTATTTTAACTTCACTTCAATACAAGAATCTATGAATGAAATTCTATTTGAAGAATATCAATTTCAAGCAGTTCTTAGAGTAAATG CTGGAGCTCTTAGTGCACACAGGTATTTCCGGGATAACCCATCTGAGCTGTGCTGTATCATCGTGGATAGCGGATACTCTTTTACCCACATTGTACCTTACTgcagaagtaaaaagaaaaaagaggcaaTCATCAG GATTAATGTTGGAGGGAAACTCTTAACCAACCATCTAAAGGAGATCATCTCTTACAG GCAGCTACATGTTATGGATGAAACACATGTAATTAACCAAGTGAAAGAAGATGTGTGTTATGTTTCTCAAGACTTTTACAAAGACATGGACATTGCCAA ATTGAAAGGAGAGGAAAATACTGTAATGGTAGATTATGTTTTGCCAGACTTCAGCACAATCAAAAAAGGATTTTGTAAG CCAAGGGAAGAGATGGTGTTAAGTGGAAAATACAAGACCGGTGAACAAATACTTCGTCTAACAAATGAAAGATTTGCAGTTCCAGAAATACTTTTCCATCCTTCGGATATTGGTATTCAAGAGATGGGAATTCCTGAAGCCATTGTTTATTCTATTCAGAATTTACCTGAAG AAATGCAGCCTCATTTCTTCAAGAACATAGTTCTGACTGGGGGAAACACCCTTTTTCCAGGCTTCAGAGATCGGGTTTATTCCGAAGTTAGATGTCTTACACCAACTGACTATGATGTTTCCGTTGTTCTTCCTGAAAA CCCTATCACTTATTCTTGGGAAGGTGGGAAGCTCATTTCTGAAAATGATGATTTTGAAGACATGATAGTAACTAGAGAAGACTATGAAGAACATGGACACAATATCTGTGAAGAAAAATTTGATATATAG